One Mangrovimonas cancribranchiae DNA segment encodes these proteins:
- a CDS encoding response regulator transcription factor gives MKKPSIIIADDHPLILKGLEDFLKERHYNVLDSAKNGKQAYQLIEDLQPDIAILDIQMPYLTGLQIAEKCKNNQFNTKIIIITFEKDESIYNQAKSLGIYGYVLKEFALTEIENCIASILENTSYFSPELLSHLEKEQVPEELKLLTPTEKEVLKLTAKSKTAKEIGDILFVSKRTVEKHKSNISKKLKLDCKDTSLALFAKEIEAYL, from the coding sequence ATGAAAAAGCCCTCAATAATAATAGCAGACGACCATCCACTTATACTTAAAGGGTTAGAAGATTTCCTGAAAGAACGTCATTACAATGTTCTAGATAGCGCTAAGAATGGCAAACAAGCCTATCAACTCATAGAAGATTTGCAACCAGATATTGCTATTTTGGATATACAAATGCCTTATTTAACAGGCTTACAAATTGCCGAAAAATGCAAAAACAATCAGTTTAATACAAAAATCATTATAATTACTTTCGAAAAAGATGAATCTATCTATAACCAAGCCAAATCTTTAGGCATTTATGGCTATGTCCTTAAAGAGTTTGCACTTACCGAAATAGAAAACTGTATTGCTTCTATTTTAGAAAATACCTCTTATTTTAGTCCAGAACTTCTATCTCACTTAGAAAAAGAACAAGTTCCAGAAGAACTTAAATTATTAACACCTACAGAAAAAGAGGTTTTAAAACTTACCGCTAAAAGTAAAACAGCCAAAGAGATTGGGGACATTTTGTTTGTTTCTAAAAGAACTGTAGAAAAACATAAAAGCAACATCTCAAAAAAATTAAAATTAGATTGTAAAGACACTAGTCTAGCACTTTTTGCTAAAGAAATAGAAGCTTATTTATAG
- the odhB gene encoding 2-oxoglutarate dehydrogenase complex dihydrolipoyllysine-residue succinyltransferase produces MILEMKVPSPGESITEVEIAEWLVQDGDYVEKDQAIAEVDSDKATLELPAEASGTITLKAEEGDAVAVGEVVCLIDTSAEKPEGGEAPAKEEKKEEAPKVEEKKAEPAAENKTYATGTASPAAKKILAEKGMEASQVKGTGKDGRVTKNDAVNAKPSMGTPTGGNRGESRSKLSMLRRKVAERLVSAKNETAMLTTFNEANMTPIFELRKQYKEAFKEKHGVSLGFMSFFTKAVVRALQEYPAVNSMIDGKEMISYDFCDISIAVSGPKGLMVPVIRNAENLTFRGVEAEVKRLALRARDGQITVDEMTGGTFTISNGGVFGSMLSTPIINPPQSGILGMHNIIERPIAVDGNVEIHPMMYLALSYDHRIIDGKESVGFLVSIKEALENPVELLMNGDVKKALEL; encoded by the coding sequence ATGATTTTAGAAATGAAAGTGCCTTCACCAGGTGAATCTATTACCGAAGTAGAAATTGCAGAATGGTTAGTGCAAGATGGTGACTACGTAGAAAAAGACCAAGCTATTGCCGAAGTTGATAGTGATAAAGCCACTTTAGAACTTCCAGCAGAAGCTAGTGGAACCATTACACTTAAAGCCGAAGAAGGCGATGCCGTAGCAGTGGGAGAAGTTGTATGTTTAATAGATACAAGTGCTGAAAAGCCTGAAGGAGGTGAAGCGCCAGCTAAAGAAGAGAAAAAAGAAGAAGCTCCTAAAGTTGAAGAAAAGAAAGCCGAACCTGCAGCAGAGAATAAAACCTACGCAACAGGAACAGCAAGTCCAGCAGCTAAAAAAATATTAGCCGAAAAAGGCATGGAAGCTTCACAAGTAAAAGGTACAGGTAAAGATGGCCGCGTAACAAAAAACGATGCCGTTAATGCAAAACCATCTATGGGAACACCAACAGGAGGGAACAGAGGTGAATCGCGTTCAAAACTATCCATGCTTCGTCGTAAAGTTGCAGAGCGTTTGGTGTCTGCTAAAAACGAAACAGCCATGTTAACAACGTTTAACGAAGCGAATATGACACCTATTTTCGAACTTCGTAAACAATACAAAGAAGCGTTCAAAGAAAAACATGGTGTAAGTCTTGGGTTTATGAGTTTCTTTACCAAAGCTGTTGTAAGAGCGTTACAAGAATATCCAGCAGTAAACTCTATGATAGATGGAAAGGAAATGATATCTTACGATTTTTGTGATATAAGTATTGCCGTTTCAGGACCAAAAGGATTAATGGTTCCTGTTATTAGAAATGCTGAAAACTTAACCTTTAGAGGTGTTGAAGCTGAAGTGAAACGTTTAGCACTTCGCGCCCGTGATGGCCAGATTACCGTAGATGAAATGACAGGTGGAACATTTACTATTTCTAACGGAGGCGTATTTGGTAGTATGTTATCTACACCAATTATCAATCCGCCACAAAGTGGTATTTTAGGTATGCACAATATTATTGAGCGTCCTATAGCTGTTGATGGTAACGTAGAAATTCACCCAATGATGTATTTGGCATTATCTTACGATCATAGAATCATTGATGGTAAAGAATCTGTTGGATTCTTGGTATCTATTAAAGAAGCCTTAGAAAATCCAGTAGAATTATTAATGAATGGTGATGTTAAAAAAGCTTTAGAGCTTTAA
- a CDS encoding 2-oxoglutarate dehydrogenase E1 component, which translates to MDKYSFLNAAHTVFFAELYDQYLKNPDSVEPSWRAFFQGFDFGSEYGENINSEIDPELVCQPVSEELTKEFQVVKLIDGYRTRGHLFTKTNPVRERRKYSPKLAIENFGLSQSDLDTVFNAGEILGIGAKTLREILKHLDSIYCDSIGVEYMYIRNPEEIDWIQKKLNVNDNQPNFSNDQKKHILKKLNEAVSFENFLHTKYVGQKRFSLEGGESLIPALDAVIERASEYDVKEFVMGMAHRGRLSTLTNIFGKSAKDIFSEFDGKDYEQKVFDGDVKYHLGWTSDRETDSGKKINLNIAPNPSHLETVGAVVEGITRAKQDDKYPDNPSQVLPIVVHGDAAISGQGLAYEVVQMAKLDGYKTNGTIHIVVNNQVGFTTNYLDGRSSTYCTDVGKVTLSPVMHVNADDAEAVVHAMLFALDFRMQFKRDVFIDLLGYRKYGHNEGDEPKFTQPLLYKAISKHQNPRDIYASKLIEQGVIDEAYVKQLEKNYKAKLEESLEDSRKQDKTVITPFMQNEWENYVTVEEDKMLKPVDTKYPTESLKRIADVISSLPEDKKFIRKIQRLVQSRKTMFEENKLDWAMAEHLAYGSLLEQGHDVRISGQDVERGTFSHRHAVVKVEDSEEEVILLNNISDDQGKFFIYNSLLSEYGVVGFDYGYAMASPKTLTIWEAQFGDFSNGAQIMLDQYISAAEDKWKLQNGLVMLLPHGYEGQGAEHSSARMERYLQLCAKDNMYVADCTTPANMFHLLRRQVRAKFRKPLIVFTPKSLLRHPKCVSTVEEFANGSFQMLIDDTLVEPKKVKTLVFLTGKFYYDLLEEREKLERDDVALIRIEQLFPLPEKQIKDILKKYEHVDDVVWAQEEPRNMGAYAHMLMHIDEVKTFRVASRRPYGAPAAGSATRSKKRHQEVIDYVFDKTKNNQR; encoded by the coding sequence ATGGATAAATATTCCTTTTTAAACGCAGCACATACAGTATTCTTTGCTGAACTTTACGATCAATACTTAAAAAATCCTGATTCAGTTGAACCTAGTTGGAGAGCTTTTTTTCAAGGTTTCGATTTTGGTAGCGAATATGGAGAAAACATAAACTCTGAAATCGACCCAGAATTGGTGTGTCAACCAGTATCTGAAGAATTAACAAAAGAATTTCAGGTTGTAAAACTTATAGATGGTTACCGCACCAGAGGACATTTGTTTACAAAAACAAACCCTGTACGCGAACGTAGAAAATATAGCCCAAAGTTAGCTATAGAAAATTTTGGATTATCACAATCTGATTTAGATACCGTTTTTAACGCTGGAGAAATTCTTGGTATTGGCGCAAAAACCCTAAGAGAAATTCTTAAGCATCTTGATAGTATATATTGCGACTCTATAGGAGTTGAATACATGTATATTAGAAATCCAGAAGAAATTGATTGGATTCAGAAAAAACTTAATGTAAATGATAATCAACCTAACTTTTCAAACGACCAAAAAAAGCATATTCTAAAAAAACTTAATGAAGCAGTTTCTTTCGAAAACTTCTTGCATACAAAATATGTTGGTCAAAAACGATTTTCACTAGAAGGAGGAGAATCTTTAATTCCAGCACTAGATGCGGTTATTGAAAGAGCTTCAGAATACGATGTGAAAGAGTTTGTAATGGGAATGGCGCATCGTGGTCGCTTAAGTACATTAACAAATATATTTGGTAAATCTGCCAAAGATATTTTTAGTGAGTTTGATGGTAAAGATTACGAACAAAAAGTATTTGATGGCGATGTAAAATACCATTTAGGTTGGACTAGCGATCGTGAAACCGATAGCGGTAAAAAAATTAATTTAAATATTGCACCAAACCCTTCGCATTTAGAAACGGTTGGAGCAGTTGTAGAAGGTATTACAAGGGCTAAACAAGATGATAAATACCCGGATAATCCATCGCAAGTATTACCTATTGTAGTACATGGCGATGCTGCTATTTCTGGACAAGGTTTAGCCTATGAAGTAGTACAAATGGCCAAATTAGACGGTTATAAAACCAACGGAACTATTCATATTGTAGTAAATAACCAAGTTGGGTTTACCACCAATTATTTAGATGGACGTTCTAGTACCTATTGTACCGATGTTGGTAAAGTAACACTATCGCCAGTTATGCATGTTAATGCAGATGACGCCGAAGCTGTAGTACACGCCATGTTATTTGCGTTAGACTTTAGAATGCAATTTAAACGCGATGTGTTTATCGATTTGTTGGGCTACAGAAAGTATGGCCATAACGAAGGCGACGAACCTAAGTTTACACAGCCTCTTTTATATAAAGCTATCTCTAAACACCAAAACCCAAGAGATATTTATGCTTCAAAGTTGATTGAACAAGGTGTTATAGACGAAGCCTACGTAAAACAACTCGAAAAAAATTATAAAGCTAAATTAGAGGAAAGTTTAGAAGACTCTCGTAAGCAAGATAAAACAGTTATTACACCATTCATGCAAAACGAATGGGAAAATTATGTGACGGTTGAAGAAGATAAAATGCTAAAGCCAGTCGATACTAAATATCCAACTGAAAGCTTAAAACGCATTGCAGATGTTATTTCTTCATTGCCAGAAGACAAAAAATTCATCAGAAAAATTCAACGATTAGTACAATCTAGAAAAACAATGTTTGAAGAGAACAAACTAGATTGGGCTATGGCCGAGCATTTAGCATATGGCAGTTTGTTAGAGCAAGGACATGATGTGCGTATTTCTGGGCAAGATGTAGAACGAGGAACATTCTCACACCGTCATGCAGTTGTAAAAGTTGAAGATAGCGAAGAAGAAGTTATATTGCTAAACAATATTAGCGACGACCAAGGAAAGTTTTTTATCTATAACTCCTTATTATCAGAGTATGGCGTTGTTGGGTTCGATTATGGTTATGCCATGGCAAGTCCAAAAACTTTAACCATTTGGGAAGCACAATTTGGAGACTTTAGTAATGGCGCTCAAATTATGTTGGATCAATATATCTCTGCTGCCGAAGATAAATGGAAACTGCAAAATGGGTTGGTTATGTTACTGCCTCATGGTTACGAAGGACAAGGCGCTGAACATTCATCGGCACGTATGGAACGTTACTTACAATTATGTGCTAAAGATAATATGTACGTAGCCGATTGTACTACACCTGCCAACATGTTCCACTTATTGCGCAGACAAGTAAGAGCTAAGTTTAGAAAACCATTAATAGTATTCACGCCAAAAAGTTTATTACGTCATCCAAAATGTGTGTCAACTGTTGAAGAATTTGCAAACGGAAGTTTCCAAATGTTAATAGATGATACGTTGGTTGAACCTAAAAAAGTAAAAACGTTAGTTTTCTTAACAGGTAAATTCTATTACGATTTATTAGAAGAACGTGAAAAACTAGAAAGAGACGATGTCGCTTTAATAAGAATAGAACAATTATTCCCGCTTCCAGAAAAGCAAATTAAAGACATACTTAAAAAATACGAACATGTAGATGATGTTGTTTGGGCGCAAGAAGAACCAAGAAATATGGGAGCTTACGCACATATGTTAATGCATATAGATGAGGTGAAAACCTTTAGAGTAGCATCCAGACGCCCATATGGGGCTCCAGCAGCCGGTAGTGCCACACGTTCTAAGAAACGTCATCAAGAAGTCATCGACTATGTGTTCGATAAAACAAAAAATAATCAACGATAA
- a CDS encoding alpha-ketoglutarate decarboxylase translates to MKNTALVVLFCIGLLSANAQEHSSNFWQHVRFGGGIGLSFGDGFFSGTLAPSAIYQFNSQFALGVGLNGTYNSRKDYYKSTILGGSVIGLYHPIKELQISTEFEELNVSRNWENNLNIKDQNYWYPALFVGAGYRTRNVTVGIRFDVLYDEDKSIYADPWMPFVRVYF, encoded by the coding sequence ATGAAAAATACTGCTTTAGTCGTGCTATTTTGCATTGGTTTATTAAGTGCTAATGCTCAAGAACATTCTAGTAATTTTTGGCAACACGTTAGGTTTGGTGGTGGTATTGGCCTTAGTTTTGGCGATGGCTTTTTTAGTGGTACGCTTGCACCAAGTGCTATTTATCAGTTTAACAGCCAATTTGCTTTAGGCGTTGGACTTAACGGCACTTACAATTCTAGAAAAGATTATTATAAATCGACTATTTTAGGCGGAAGTGTTATTGGTTTATACCACCCGATAAAAGAACTGCAAATTTCTACCGAATTTGAAGAGCTAAACGTAAGTCGTAACTGGGAAAACAATCTAAATATAAAAGATCAAAATTATTGGTATCCAGCATTGTTTGTTGGTGCGGGTTATCGCACAAGAAATGTCACTGTAGGTATTCGTTTTGATGTTTTGTATGATGAGGATAAGAGTATTTATGCCGATCCTTGGATGCCTTTTGTTAGAGTTTATTTTTAA
- a CDS encoding polyprenyl synthetase family protein produces MQKVQYYQEQFLAYLEVFSKQRQPENLYNPINYILKLGGKRLRPVLTLMAADVFQGSSEQAMHAALSIEVFHNFSLVHDDIMDDAPLRRGQETVHEKWDINTGILSGDAMLILAYQLFENYEAKTFQALAKLFSKTALEVCEGQQYDIDFETRDDVTIPEYLKMIEYKTAVLVGAAMQMGAIVAQASEENQKGIYEFGKNLGIAFQLQDDYLDAFGDPKTFGKQVGGDIIENKKTYLYLKALEFSSEDDKLQLQHLFSINPTDNRDKIETVKQFFVSSGSAKATKIEIKNYTQKAFDVLETLHISNDNKVMLQAFGEQLMNRNV; encoded by the coding sequence ATGCAAAAAGTACAGTACTATCAAGAGCAGTTTTTAGCGTATTTAGAAGTATTTTCTAAACAACGCCAACCAGAAAACCTTTACAATCCAATAAATTACATTTTAAAATTAGGGGGTAAGCGTTTGCGTCCTGTGTTAACATTAATGGCTGCCGATGTTTTTCAAGGGAGTAGTGAGCAGGCCATGCATGCTGCATTAAGTATAGAGGTATTTCATAATTTTTCATTAGTACATGACGATATTATGGACGATGCACCATTGCGTCGTGGACAAGAAACTGTTCATGAAAAATGGGATATTAACACGGGGATTTTATCTGGCGATGCTATGCTAATTCTAGCATATCAACTATTTGAAAATTATGAAGCGAAAACCTTTCAAGCATTAGCAAAATTGTTTAGTAAAACAGCCTTAGAGGTTTGCGAAGGACAACAATACGACATAGATTTTGAAACACGAGATGATGTTACCATTCCCGAATACTTAAAAATGATTGAGTACAAAACAGCTGTTTTAGTTGGTGCTGCTATGCAAATGGGAGCTATTGTTGCGCAAGCATCAGAAGAAAACCAAAAAGGCATTTACGAGTTTGGTAAAAATCTAGGAATTGCGTTTCAGTTACAAGACGATTATTTAGATGCTTTTGGTGACCCAAAAACGTTTGGGAAACAAGTTGGAGGTGATATTATTGAAAATAAGAAAACATACTTGTATTTAAAAGCCTTAGAGTTTTCTTCGGAAGATGATAAATTACAATTACAACATTTGTTTAGTATCAATCCCACAGATAATCGTGATAAAATAGAGACAGTTAAGCAATTTTTTGTGTCGAGTGGCTCAGCCAAAGCGACTAAAATTGAAATAAAAAATTACACCCAAAAAGCTTTTGATGTTTTGGAAACGTTACATATTTCAAACGACAATAAAGTCATGCTACAAGCATTTGGAGAACAATTAATGAATAGGAACGTGTAA
- a CDS encoding TetR/AcrR family transcriptional regulator, whose product MKQNILKTAVDLFLNYGFKSVTMDDIANTQGISKKTIYQYFSNKTVLVEETVQYLFQTISSGIEDIRDQEKNPIDEIYEIKRFLMQNLKDEKSSPQFQLEKYYPKIFHDIKDKQYCVMQDCVSCNLERGKNMGLFREDLNVGFISKIYFNCMMALKDKTLFPLEHFSMQMLMENYLEYHLRGICTSKGIAYLNNYLEINQNNN is encoded by the coding sequence ATGAAACAGAATATTTTAAAAACGGCCGTTGACTTGTTCTTAAACTATGGTTTTAAGAGCGTGACTATGGATGATATTGCCAATACTCAAGGCATCTCGAAAAAAACTATTTACCAGTACTTTTCTAACAAAACAGTATTGGTTGAAGAGACTGTACAATATTTATTTCAAACTATATCAAGCGGTATTGAAGATATTCGAGACCAAGAAAAAAACCCCATTGATGAGATTTATGAAATAAAACGGTTTTTAATGCAAAATTTAAAGGATGAAAAATCGTCTCCGCAATTTCAATTAGAAAAATATTATCCAAAAATATTTCATGACATCAAGGACAAACAATATTGTGTTATGCAAGATTGTGTAAGCTGCAATTTAGAACGCGGTAAAAACATGGGGCTATTTAGAGAAGATTTAAATGTAGGGTTTATTTCAAAAATTTACTTTAACTGTATGATGGCTCTAAAAGATAAAACACTATTTCCTTTAGAACATTTTTCAATGCAAATGCTTATGGAGAATTACTTAGAATATCATTTACGTGGTATTTGCACATCTAAAGGCATTGCCTATTTAAACAACTATTTAGAAATCAATCAAAACAATAATTAA
- a CDS encoding TolC family protein, translated as MTKYLIIFFGILLSTSSIAQEKDTYSFSLQEAINFALENNRAVKNAERDIEVAEKQKWETTATGLPQLNAGIDYQNWLKQQVQLLPAAAFDNTQSTIDIVDTYFDGVVRNNTEVNSPSGFVPLRFGTKQNVNATATLSQLLFDGSYLVGLQSAKVYLQISKNAKNKTDLEVRKAVIDAYGNVLLAEESITIANRNIDVVSESLDETIKIYENGLEEEESVEQLKITLSGLESYLSNAKRLKTLAYQMLNITLGIDLNSETTLTDNLETLTAENINLGLLEADDTVEKTIDYQIAENDMISKELLVKLEKSKYLPTLNAFINGGYAAFGDEFSFLESDQDWYGSSLFGVSLNIPIFSSGMRSASTQRAKINLEKAKADLTETEQQLKLQIANAKSEYQFAIEEYDNKKENLNLAERIERKNQTKFFEGVGSSFELRQAQTQLYTAQQEFLQAMLNVINSKAELETVLNTVQLN; from the coding sequence ATGACTAAATACCTAATCATATTTTTTGGAATTCTCTTATCCACATCATCTATTGCACAAGAGAAAGACACCTATAGTTTCAGTTTACAAGAAGCTATAAATTTTGCTCTAGAAAACAACCGTGCCGTAAAAAATGCCGAACGCGACATAGAAGTTGCCGAAAAACAAAAATGGGAAACTACAGCAACAGGGTTGCCGCAATTAAATGCAGGAATAGACTATCAAAACTGGCTAAAACAGCAAGTGCAATTACTTCCTGCTGCTGCTTTTGACAACACACAAAGCACTATTGATATTGTAGACACCTATTTTGATGGCGTAGTTAGAAACAACACCGAAGTTAATTCGCCAAGTGGATTTGTCCCTTTACGATTTGGCACCAAACAAAATGTAAATGCTACCGCAACGTTGTCACAATTATTGTTTGACGGCTCTTATTTAGTGGGATTACAATCGGCCAAGGTGTATTTACAAATATCGAAAAACGCTAAAAACAAAACCGATTTAGAAGTTAGAAAAGCCGTTATAGATGCTTACGGAAATGTCCTTTTAGCCGAAGAAAGCATAACCATCGCTAATCGTAACATAGATGTTGTTTCTGAAAGTTTAGATGAAACTATAAAAATTTACGAAAACGGTCTGGAAGAAGAAGAAAGCGTCGAGCAATTAAAAATAACCTTGTCTGGTTTAGAAAGTTATTTAAGCAATGCCAAACGACTTAAAACACTAGCCTATCAAATGCTAAACATTACCCTTGGTATTGATTTAAATTCGGAAACCACTTTAACCGACAACTTAGAAACTCTAACAGCAGAAAACATTAATCTTGGGTTATTAGAAGCCGACGATACCGTAGAAAAAACAATCGATTATCAAATTGCTGAAAACGATATGATTTCAAAAGAGTTATTGGTGAAATTAGAGAAAAGCAAATACTTACCAACGCTTAACGCTTTTATTAATGGTGGTTATGCTGCTTTTGGCGATGAGTTTTCGTTTTTAGAAAGCGACCAAGATTGGTACGGATCGTCACTTTTTGGCGTAAGCCTTAACATTCCTATTTTTAGCTCTGGCATGCGAAGCGCCTCTACACAACGCGCTAAAATTAACCTAGAAAAAGCTAAAGCCGATTTAACCGAAACCGAACAGCAACTCAAACTTCAAATAGCCAATGCTAAAAGCGAATATCAATTTGCTATTGAAGAATACGATAATAAAAAAGAAAACCTCAACCTTGCCGAACGTATCGAACGTAAAAACCAAACCAAATTTTTTGAAGGTGTTGGGTCTAGTTTCGAACTACGTCAAGCACAAACACAATTATACACAGCGCAACAAGAGTTTTTACAAGCTATGCTAAATGTTATAAACTCTAAAGCCGAACTGGAAACTGTTTTAAATACAGTACAATTAAACTAA
- a CDS encoding efflux RND transporter periplasmic adaptor subunit — protein sequence MKKIFTLTITVLILASCGGEKKKNSMENVLSSNNLELLRKKRTEIVAEQHAATDKLKQLDKAIAKLDTVKKAPLITTFIAKEEVFNHYFEVQGNVTTKDLLVITPEYNGILTHVYVKEGQKVNKGQTLAKIDDGGLSQQLSQLEIQAELARTTYERQKRLWDQNIGSEIQFLQAKSNYEAQQKAVDQLKKQVAKTTVKAPFSGTIDDVITEKGSVVAAGQTPLMRIVNLSNMYIETDVPERYVKDITEGKHVNVEFPVLGQSVETKVRQAGDFINPANRTFKVEVGLPNKDKTIKPNLTAKLKINDYTNENAFLVPQSVISENAEGEQYLYVVENKNNKNEGVTKKVIIKTGKTQNDVIEVLSGVEVGTEIIKEGARSVKDKQPVKVISFETDSIN from the coding sequence ATGAAAAAAATATTCACCCTTACAATTACTGTTTTAATTTTAGCCTCTTGTGGTGGCGAAAAGAAGAAGAACTCCATGGAAAACGTTCTTAGCTCAAACAACCTTGAGTTATTACGAAAAAAACGCACCGAAATTGTTGCCGAGCAACATGCCGCTACAGATAAACTAAAACAGTTAGATAAAGCCATAGCAAAACTAGACACCGTTAAAAAAGCGCCATTAATTACCACATTTATAGCTAAAGAAGAGGTGTTTAATCACTATTTTGAAGTTCAAGGAAATGTTACCACAAAAGACCTTTTAGTTATAACACCAGAATACAATGGTATTTTAACACATGTTTATGTTAAAGAAGGCCAAAAAGTAAACAAAGGACAAACCTTAGCCAAGATAGACGACGGTGGCTTAAGTCAGCAATTATCACAGCTTGAAATACAAGCCGAATTAGCAAGAACAACTTACGAACGTCAAAAGCGACTATGGGATCAAAATATAGGTAGCGAAATCCAGTTTTTACAAGCAAAATCTAATTACGAAGCACAACAAAAAGCTGTCGATCAACTTAAAAAACAAGTGGCAAAAACTACGGTAAAAGCACCTTTTTCTGGAACCATTGATGATGTTATTACCGAAAAAGGAAGCGTAGTTGCTGCAGGACAAACACCACTTATGCGTATTGTAAATCTAAGTAATATGTACATTGAAACCGATGTCCCTGAACGTTATGTAAAAGATATAACCGAAGGTAAACATGTTAATGTTGAATTCCCTGTACTAGGACAATCAGTAGAAACAAAAGTGCGCCAAGCAGGCGATTTTATAAATCCTGCTAATAGAACATTTAAAGTAGAAGTTGGCTTACCAAATAAAGACAAAACCATAAAACCAAACCTTACAGCCAAATTAAAGATTAACGATTACACAAACGAAAACGCCTTTCTCGTGCCTCAAAGTGTTATTTCAGAAAACGCTGAAGGCGAACAATACCTTTACGTTGTTGAAAATAAAAACAATAAAAACGAAGGCGTCACCAAAAAAGTTATTATTAAAACGGGAAAAACACAAAACGATGTCATAGAAGTACTTTCTGGTGTAGAAGTGGGTACAGAAATTATAAAAGAAGGTGCCAGAAGTGTAAAAGACAAACAACCTGTTAAGGTTATTAGTTTTGAAACCGATTCAATTAATTAA